One window of Sinorhizobium numidicum genomic DNA carries:
- the rlmH gene encoding 23S rRNA (pseudouridine(1915)-N(3))-methyltransferase RlmH: MRIGLFAVGRLKAGPEKDLAARYFDRFARAGPAVGLELARVVEVNESRAANAETRKREEAAQLEKALADGSLLVLLDERGKAVDSEGFASLLGTFRDSGKRDLMIAIGGADGLDPGLHAHADAVLCLGKMTWPHQLVRILIAEQLYRAVTILSGHPYHRA; encoded by the coding sequence ATGCGTATCGGGCTTTTCGCAGTCGGCCGCCTGAAGGCGGGGCCGGAAAAGGATCTCGCGGCCCGCTATTTCGATCGTTTTGCCAGGGCGGGGCCGGCCGTGGGCCTCGAACTCGCTCGCGTTGTAGAAGTTAACGAGAGCCGCGCGGCCAACGCGGAGACGCGCAAGCGCGAGGAAGCGGCCCAGCTTGAAAAGGCGCTTGCTGACGGCAGTCTTCTCGTCCTGCTCGACGAACGTGGCAAGGCGGTCGATTCGGAAGGCTTCGCTTCCCTGCTCGGGACGTTCAGGGACAGCGGCAAGCGCGACCTGATGATCGCGATCGGCGGCGCCGATGGGCTCGATCCGGGGCTCCATGCGCACGCCGACGCCGTGCTGTGCCTCGGCAAGATGACATGGCCGCACCAGCTTGTGCGCATCCTCATCGCCGAACAGCTCTATCGCGCCGTGACGATCCTATCGGGCCATCCCTATCATCGGGCCTGA
- a CDS encoding (2Fe-2S)-binding protein, translating into MRSFFLTANILFCFIKIIHGVAFHRQDEMLVCSCNFISEKEIEDTIISLLDEDCWQLIVPAKVYHAMEKRGRCCGCFPNVVGIIIRTTEQYHARRDSTEAEIFDFMTRLKQFHEANRRADLERRHKGHRAA; encoded by the coding sequence CTGAGGAGTTTTTTCTTGACGGCAAATATCCTCTTTTGCTTTATAAAAATAATTCATGGCGTTGCGTTTCACAGGCAAGACGAGATGCTGGTTTGCAGCTGTAATTTCATCAGTGAAAAAGAAATCGAAGACACGATCATCAGCCTTCTCGACGAGGACTGTTGGCAGTTGATCGTGCCGGCGAAGGTCTACCACGCGATGGAAAAACGCGGCCGCTGCTGTGGCTGCTTCCCCAACGTCGTCGGCATCATCATCCGGACCACCGAGCAATATCACGCCCGTCGCGACTCGACGGAAGCCGAGATATTTGATTTCATGACCCGCCTCAAACAATTCCACGAAGCAAACCGGAGGGCGGATCTTGAAAGGCGACATAAAGGTCATCGAGCAGCTTAA
- the bfr gene encoding bacterioferritin: MKGDIKVIEQLNEALFLELGAVNQYWLHYRLLQNWGYTLLAKKERAESIDEMHHADKLIDRIIFLDGHPNLQTVAPLRIGQNVKEVLEADLAGEYDARSAYKNSRDVCHAAGDYVSMKLFEELLADEESHIDFLETQLDLLKKIGEAKYGQLNAAPADEAE, from the coding sequence TTGAAAGGCGACATAAAGGTCATCGAGCAGCTTAACGAAGCGCTCTTTCTCGAACTCGGTGCGGTTAATCAGTACTGGCTGCATTACCGTCTCCTCCAAAACTGGGGCTACACACTCCTGGCCAAGAAAGAGCGTGCCGAATCCATCGACGAAATGCACCACGCGGACAAACTCATCGACCGCATCATCTTCCTCGACGGCCACCCCAATCTGCAGACCGTCGCACCCTTGCGCATCGGGCAGAACGTTAAGGAAGTTCTGGAAGCCGATCTCGCCGGCGAATACGACGCCCGCAGCGCCTACAAGAATTCCCGCGACGTCTGTCACGCCGCCGGCGATTATGTCTCCATGAAGCTCTTCGAGGAACTGCTCGCCGACGAGGAAAGCCACATCGATTTCCTCGAAACCCAGCTCGATCTGCTCAAAAAGATCGGCGAGGCAAAATACGGCCAACTCAACGCCGCCCCTGCCGACGAAGCCGAGTGA
- a CDS encoding nicotinate-nucleotide adenylyltransferase, translated as MTVGLFGGSFNPPHEGHVLVADTALRKLGLDQLWWIVTPGNPLKDQNNLAPLAERIALSEKIAINPRIKVTAFEQALGQSYTARTLEIVRARNRDVRFVWIMGADNLMNFHRWQNWRRIVCMFPIAVIDRPGSTLAYLSSRMARTFGYARIDEDHAPALPFRRAPAWTFIHGPRSPLSSTALRSAKSG; from the coding sequence ATGACCGTCGGCCTGTTCGGCGGTTCCTTCAATCCACCCCATGAAGGCCATGTCCTCGTTGCCGATACGGCGCTGCGCAAGCTCGGGCTCGATCAGCTCTGGTGGATAGTGACACCGGGCAACCCGTTGAAAGACCAGAATAATCTGGCGCCGCTGGCGGAGCGGATCGCGCTCAGCGAAAAAATCGCCATCAATCCGCGCATCAAGGTCACCGCCTTCGAGCAGGCGCTCGGCCAGAGCTATACCGCCCGCACTCTCGAAATCGTCCGGGCCCGCAATCGCGATGTGCGCTTCGTCTGGATCATGGGGGCGGACAATCTCATGAACTTTCACCGCTGGCAGAATTGGCGCCGAATTGTCTGCATGTTCCCGATCGCGGTGATCGACCGGCCGGGTTCGACGCTCGCCTATCTGTCCTCTCGCATGGCACGGACTTTCGGCTATGCGCGCATCGACGAAGACCATGCACCGGCTCTCCCCTTCCGTCGGGCGCCGGCCTGGACTTTCATTCACGGACCCCGCTCTCCGCTAAGCTCGACGGCGCTTCGTTCGGCCAAATCCGGGTGA
- the obgE gene encoding GTPase ObgE, which translates to MKFLDEAKVYIRSGDGGSGAVSFRREKFIEFGGPDGGDGGRGGDVWVEAVNGLNTLIDFRYQQHFKAKTGMHGMGRNRTGAGGADVTLKVPVGTQIFEEDNETLIIDMVTEGQRYRLAAGGNGGFGNAHFKSSTNQAPNWANPGLEGEEKTIWLRLKLIADAGLVGLPNAGKSTFLAACTRARPKIANYPFTTLHPNLGVATVDGQEFIIADIPGLIEGAHEGVGIGDRFLGHVERTRVLLHLVSAQEEDVAKAYKTVKHELEAYGGGLEDKPQIVALAQIDVLDDEELKVKSKALAKACGAPPLLISAVTNKGMTEALRALRSVISAAKSGEEKA; encoded by the coding sequence ATGAAATTTCTCGATGAAGCAAAAGTCTATATCCGGTCAGGAGATGGCGGCTCAGGTGCCGTCTCCTTCCGCCGCGAGAAGTTTATCGAGTTCGGCGGCCCGGATGGCGGCGACGGCGGCCGCGGCGGCGATGTCTGGGTCGAGGCCGTCAACGGTCTCAACACATTGATCGACTTTCGCTATCAGCAGCATTTCAAGGCCAAGACCGGCATGCACGGCATGGGCCGCAATCGCACGGGCGCTGGCGGCGCCGACGTGACGCTGAAGGTCCCGGTCGGCACGCAGATCTTCGAGGAAGACAACGAAACGCTGATCATCGACATGGTGACCGAGGGCCAGCGCTACCGGCTCGCCGCCGGCGGCAATGGCGGTTTCGGCAATGCCCACTTCAAGTCTTCGACCAACCAGGCGCCGAACTGGGCCAATCCGGGCCTCGAGGGCGAGGAAAAGACCATCTGGCTCAGGCTGAAGCTGATTGCCGACGCCGGCCTCGTCGGCCTGCCGAATGCCGGCAAATCGACCTTTCTCGCCGCCTGCACCCGTGCGCGGCCGAAGATCGCCAACTATCCCTTCACGACGCTTCATCCCAACCTTGGTGTTGCGACCGTCGACGGCCAGGAGTTCATCATCGCCGACATTCCAGGCCTGATCGAAGGCGCCCATGAGGGCGTCGGCATCGGCGATCGTTTCCTCGGCCATGTCGAGCGCACGCGCGTGCTGCTGCATCTGGTTTCCGCGCAGGAGGAGGACGTTGCGAAAGCTTACAAGACCGTGAAGCACGAGTTGGAAGCCTATGGCGGCGGATTGGAGGACAAGCCGCAGATTGTGGCGCTGGCGCAGATTGACGTCCTGGACGACGAAGAGCTGAAGGTGAAGTCGAAGGCACTGGCCAAGGCTTGCGGCGCGCCGCCGCTGTTGATCTCCGCCGTTACCAACAAAGGCATGACGGAGGCGCTGCGAGCGCTTCGCAGCGTCATCTCCGCCGCCAAGTCCGGCGAGGAAAAGGCCTGA
- a CDS encoding divergent polysaccharide deacetylase family protein — protein sequence MGTDLNAPLGQSRKERPARKYDLRRTIGYSSLCIFALAIIGVSGWSAFSPDGLTRAPGAPDGSETTIASSGQAAPLAEPGQPRGNGAASLRPNGAFSGVHVEEMLTNDGATVTKYTPRSRESDGPALISTGSARGQDPRMAALPNEHLLEDSPQGRLPIVGPDGSRPMDQYARPWSGARGVRIGLVVGGLGLSQTGTQRAINELPPEVTLAFAAAGNSLQRWMQEARRDGHEILLQIPMEPFDYPDNDPGPRALRVSLSATKNLAELHRSMGEITNYTGIMNYLGGRFLSEADALEPVMRDLGKRGLLFLDDGTSAQSLSGTLAGAFDVPHGYADLVVDGEISRGAILRKLDELERIARRNGGAIGVASAFDESVETIAKWMEEAGGRGIEFVGVSALVNDPQQR from the coding sequence TTGGGAACCGATCTCAATGCCCCCCTTGGCCAAAGCCGAAAGGAGAGACCGGCGCGCAAATACGATCTGCGCCGAACGATCGGCTATTCCTCCCTCTGCATCTTTGCGCTCGCCATCATTGGCGTTTCGGGTTGGAGCGCCTTCTCACCTGACGGCCTGACCCGCGCGCCCGGCGCGCCGGATGGTTCCGAGACGACCATCGCTTCCTCCGGGCAGGCGGCACCCTTAGCTGAGCCCGGCCAACCGCGAGGGAACGGCGCCGCCTCGCTTCGTCCCAACGGGGCATTCTCCGGAGTCCATGTCGAGGAAATGCTGACCAATGACGGTGCGACGGTGACGAAATACACGCCGCGATCGCGCGAGAGCGATGGTCCGGCGCTGATCAGTACCGGATCGGCCCGAGGTCAGGATCCCCGCATGGCAGCGCTTCCGAACGAGCATCTGCTCGAGGACAGTCCGCAGGGCCGGCTGCCGATTGTCGGCCCGGACGGATCGCGGCCAATGGATCAATATGCGCGTCCCTGGTCCGGCGCGCGCGGCGTCCGCATCGGCCTTGTCGTCGGCGGATTGGGTCTCAGCCAGACGGGAACGCAGCGCGCGATAAATGAGCTGCCGCCGGAGGTGACGCTTGCCTTCGCTGCAGCCGGCAACAGCCTGCAGCGCTGGATGCAGGAAGCACGGCGCGACGGCCACGAGATCCTGTTGCAAATCCCGATGGAGCCGTTCGACTACCCGGACAACGACCCGGGTCCTCGGGCGCTTCGCGTCTCCCTGAGCGCGACAAAAAACCTGGCCGAATTGCACCGGAGCATGGGTGAGATCACCAATTACACCGGCATCATGAACTATCTCGGCGGTCGCTTCCTCTCCGAAGCCGACGCACTCGAACCGGTGATGCGCGACCTCGGTAAGCGGGGGCTGCTGTTCCTCGACGACGGCACCTCGGCGCAATCGCTCTCCGGGACCCTCGCCGGCGCCTTCGATGTGCCGCACGGCTACGCCGATCTCGTAGTCGACGGCGAGATCAGCCGCGGCGCGATCCTGCGCAAGCTTGATGAACTCGAGCGCATTGCGCGGCGCAACGGCGGCGCGATCGGCGTCGCTTCCGCCTTCGACGAAAGCGTCGAAACGATTGCAAAATGGATGGAGGAAGCCGGCGGCCGCGGCATCGAATTCGTCGGCGTTTCCGCACTCGTCAACGATCCGCAACAAAGATGA
- the proB gene encoding glutamate 5-kinase — MTTTRKALQKYRRIVIKIGSALLVDRKTGLRKAWLDAMCADIAALKAKGVEVLVVSSGAIALGRTVLDLPAGALKLEESQAAAAVGQIALARAWSESLSSGAIIAGQVLLTLGDTEERRRYLNARATISQLLKLGSVPIINENDTVATTEIRYGDNDRLAARVATMVGADLLVLLSDIDGLYTAPPHLDPDARFLETIAEITPEIEAMAGGAASELSRGGMRTKIDAGKIATTAGCAMIIASGKPEHPLAAIEAGARSSWFAPSGSPVTARKTWIAGQLLPAGSLTIDAGAETALRSGKSLLPAGVRQVTGAFSRGDTIAILGASGREIARGLAGYDADEARQIAGKKSAEIAAILGYAGRAAMVHRDDMVMTAPAGVRPEDGRPEDGSDERKGEVHA; from the coding sequence ATGACAACGACCCGCAAAGCCCTGCAAAAGTACCGTCGGATCGTTATCAAGATCGGCTCGGCCCTGCTCGTTGACCGCAAGACGGGCCTCAGGAAAGCCTGGCTCGACGCCATGTGCGCCGATATCGCCGCGCTCAAGGCGAAGGGCGTGGAAGTGCTCGTCGTCTCCTCGGGCGCCATTGCGCTCGGCCGCACCGTTCTCGACCTGCCGGCAGGCGCCTTGAAGCTTGAGGAAAGCCAAGCGGCCGCAGCCGTCGGCCAGATCGCACTGGCGCGCGCCTGGTCGGAAAGCCTCTCCAGCGGCGCCATCATTGCGGGTCAGGTCCTGCTGACGCTCGGCGACACGGAAGAGCGCCGCCGCTACCTCAACGCCCGCGCGACGATCAGCCAGTTGCTGAAGCTCGGTTCGGTGCCGATCATCAACGAAAACGACACGGTCGCGACCACCGAGATCCGCTATGGCGACAACGACCGCCTCGCCGCCCGGGTGGCGACGATGGTCGGGGCCGATCTTCTCGTCCTGCTCTCGGACATCGACGGCCTCTACACCGCGCCGCCGCATCTTGATCCCGACGCCCGCTTCCTCGAGACGATTGCAGAGATCACCCCGGAAATCGAGGCTATGGCCGGTGGGGCCGCGTCGGAGCTTTCGCGCGGCGGCATGCGCACCAAGATCGACGCCGGCAAGATCGCCACCACTGCGGGCTGCGCGATGATCATCGCCTCGGGCAAGCCGGAACATCCGCTCGCCGCGATAGAGGCCGGCGCTCGTTCGTCCTGGTTCGCCCCCTCCGGTTCGCCCGTCACTGCGCGCAAGACCTGGATCGCCGGGCAGTTGCTGCCGGCGGGCTCGCTCACGATCGATGCTGGAGCGGAGACCGCCTTGCGGTCCGGCAAGAGCCTGCTGCCGGCCGGTGTCCGCCAGGTGACGGGCGCATTCAGCCGCGGCGACACGATCGCGATCCTCGGCGCCTCCGGCCGCGAGATCGCCCGCGGGCTCGCCGGCTACGATGCCGACGAAGCGCGCCAGATCGCAGGCAAGAAATCAGCCGAAATCGCCGCGATCCTCGGCTATGCCGGTCGAGCCGCCATGGTGCATCGCGATGATATGGTGATGACGGCGCCAGCCGGCGTGCGCCCAGAAGACGGAAGACCGGAAGACGGAAGCGACGAGAGGAAGGGCGAGGTCCATGCTTGA
- a CDS encoding glutamate-5-semialdehyde dehydrogenase, whose translation MLDTVENGKEVNAIMLEIGRRAKAASRPLAIASAERKHAALIAMASAIVASTEAILAANAIDLENARETGVATAFIDRLTLTGDRIRDMADGIRAIAEFKDPIGDVIAEWDRPNGLHIERVRTPLGVIGVIYESRPNVTADAGALCLKAGNAVILRGGSDSFHSSRAIHACLVEGLKAAGLPEHAIQMVPVADRAAVGAMLSGLDAAIDVIVPRGGKSLVARVQNEARVPVFAHLEGLCHIYVDASADLDMAKNIVVNAKMRRTGICGAAETLLIDRNAAARLAKPLLQALADAGCEVRVSEELKDLLPGLKPASPEDWATEYLDAIISAKLVDGISGAIEHIDSWSSAHTEAVIAEDPAVVERFFAEIDSAILLHNASTQFADGGEFGMGGEIGIATGKMHARGPVGVEQLTSFKYRVRGTGQVRP comes from the coding sequence ATGCTTGACACGGTCGAGAACGGCAAGGAGGTCAACGCGATCATGCTGGAAATCGGCCGCCGCGCCAAGGCTGCCAGCCGGCCGCTCGCCATCGCGAGCGCCGAGCGCAAGCATGCAGCCCTGATCGCCATGGCAAGCGCCATCGTCGCAAGCACCGAGGCAATCCTGGCCGCCAATGCGATCGATCTGGAAAACGCCCGTGAGACCGGTGTCGCGACGGCCTTCATCGACCGGCTGACGCTGACGGGCGACCGGATCCGTGACATGGCGGACGGCATTCGCGCGATCGCCGAATTCAAGGATCCTATCGGCGACGTGATCGCCGAATGGGACCGCCCGAACGGGCTGCACATCGAACGGGTGCGCACGCCGCTCGGCGTCATCGGCGTGATCTATGAGAGCCGCCCCAATGTCACGGCGGACGCCGGCGCGCTTTGCCTTAAGGCGGGCAATGCGGTGATCCTGCGCGGCGGCTCCGACAGCTTCCATTCGTCGCGGGCGATCCATGCCTGCCTCGTCGAAGGACTGAAGGCGGCGGGACTGCCGGAACACGCGATTCAAATGGTGCCGGTCGCCGACCGCGCCGCCGTCGGCGCCATGCTTTCCGGTCTCGACGCGGCGATCGACGTGATCGTGCCGCGCGGCGGAAAAAGTCTCGTCGCCCGCGTGCAGAACGAGGCACGGGTGCCGGTCTTCGCCCATCTGGAGGGCCTTTGCCACATCTATGTCGATGCCTCCGCCGACCTCGACATGGCGAAAAATATCGTCGTCAATGCCAAGATGCGCCGCACCGGCATCTGCGGCGCAGCCGAAACGCTGCTGATCGACCGAAACGCCGCCGCCCGGCTGGCAAAGCCGCTGCTGCAGGCGCTCGCCGACGCGGGTTGCGAGGTGCGGGTTTCGGAAGAGCTGAAGGATCTGCTGCCCGGCTTAAAGCCGGCAAGTCCTGAGGATTGGGCGACCGAATATCTCGATGCGATCATTTCGGCAAAACTCGTCGACGGCATTTCCGGCGCCATCGAGCACATTGATAGCTGGTCTTCCGCCCACACGGAGGCCGTCATTGCCGAAGATCCCGCCGTTGTCGAGCGCTTCTTCGCGGAAATCGATTCCGCCATTCTCCTGCACAATGCTTCGACGCAGTTCGCCGATGGCGGCGAGTTCGGCATGGGCGGCGAGATCGGCATCGCCACCGGCAAGATGCATGCGCGCGGGCCCGTCGGCGTCGAACAGTTGACATCGTTCAAATACCGCGTGCGCGGCACGGGGCAGGTGCGGCCCTGA
- a CDS encoding S41 family peptidase codes for MIRRASLVLVGALMGATAMGVVYSATMPAVAANSSTYRELAIFGDVFERVRAQYVTPPQDDKLIENAINGMLSSLDPHSSYMNSADAEDMRTQTRGEFGGLGIEVTMEEDLVKVTSPIDDTPAARAGVLAGDFISKIDGQDVRGLKLEEAVDKMRGAVGTPIKLTILRKGAEKPIELTIVRDVIAVRAVKVRTEGDVGYLRVISFTEKTFDDLKKGIEKIKTEVPADKLKGYVLDLRLNPGGLLDQAINVSDAFLERGEVVSTRGRNPDETRRFNATPGDLSDGKPVVVLVNGGSASASEIVAGALQDLKRATVLGTRSFGKGSVQTIIPMGEAGALRLTTALYYTPSGKSIQGTGITPDIKVEQPLPPELLGKVEAQGESDLRGHITGQNETDEGSGSVAYVPPETKDDLQLNYALDLLRGKKTDPSFPASPEQAELKK; via the coding sequence ATGATACGTAGAGCTTCACTTGTTCTGGTCGGGGCGCTGATGGGTGCGACTGCGATGGGCGTCGTCTATTCGGCAACCATGCCGGCCGTGGCGGCCAATTCGTCGACATACCGCGAACTGGCAATTTTTGGCGACGTGTTCGAGCGCGTGCGCGCGCAATACGTGACGCCGCCGCAGGACGACAAGCTGATCGAGAATGCCATCAACGGCATGCTCTCCTCGCTTGATCCGCATTCGAGCTACATGAATTCGGCCGATGCGGAGGATATGCGCACCCAGACGCGCGGCGAATTCGGCGGCCTCGGCATCGAGGTCACGATGGAAGAGGATCTCGTCAAGGTGACGAGCCCGATCGACGATACCCCTGCCGCCCGCGCCGGCGTGCTCGCAGGCGATTTCATCTCGAAGATCGACGGACAGGATGTTCGCGGCCTGAAGCTCGAGGAAGCGGTCGACAAGATGCGTGGTGCCGTTGGCACGCCGATCAAACTGACCATTCTTCGCAAGGGCGCGGAAAAGCCGATCGAACTGACGATCGTGCGCGACGTGATCGCGGTACGTGCGGTCAAGGTCCGCACCGAGGGTGATGTCGGCTATCTCAGGGTGATCTCCTTTACCGAGAAGACCTTCGACGACCTGAAGAAAGGCATCGAGAAGATCAAGACGGAAGTTCCCGCCGACAAGCTCAAGGGCTATGTCCTTGACCTGCGCCTCAATCCGGGCGGTCTGCTCGATCAGGCGATCAACGTTTCGGATGCCTTCCTGGAGCGCGGCGAGGTCGTTTCGACCCGCGGCCGCAACCCGGACGAGACCCGCCGCTTCAATGCGACACCGGGCGATCTGAGCGATGGCAAGCCGGTTGTCGTGCTCGTCAACGGTGGCTCGGCATCGGCATCGGAAATCGTTGCGGGTGCTCTTCAGGATCTCAAGCGCGCGACCGTTCTCGGCACGCGTTCCTTCGGCAAGGGTTCCGTTCAGACGATCATTCCGATGGGCGAGGCCGGCGCGCTACGTCTGACGACGGCGCTCTATTACACGCCGTCCGGCAAGTCGATCCAAGGTACTGGCATTACGCCGGACATCAAGGTCGAGCAGCCGCTGCCGCCGGAACTCTTGGGCAAGGTGGAAGCACAGGGCGAGTCCGATCTGCGCGGCCATATCACGGGCCAGAACGAGACCGACGAGGGATCGGGTTCTGTTGCCTATGTGCCGCCGGAAACCAAGGATGATCTGCAGCTCAACTATGCGCTTGATCTGCTCCGTGGCAAGAAGACGGATCCGTCCTTCCCGGCCAGCCCCGAGCAGGCCGAACTCAAGAAGTAA
- a CDS encoding murein hydrolase activator EnvC family protein gives MRSAARRIGRRTALAAVLLSIVTPALAQDAAVDAAPGAAATQQGPPDPAANLALRRDSTRSELEALSKTITLSRERAEALEQTIADIDKSNEALRAAIIDSAKKRQGLEQQIADGEKKLRDLRVKEDVVRGSLRARRGLLAEVLAALQRMGRNPPPAILVKPEDALASVRSAILLGAVVPEIREQTDSLVADLKALAEIRSGIAGQREELTAAMTANLEEERRMSMLVAEKEKLRRQNATELAAEERKAEELALQATNLEGLISSLENEISSVRDAAAAARAQEEERLRMSEAEREAARELARSAVPDKNRIAPAYVFSELRGRLAYPVAGSLLRQFGDADGTGHSLQGAMLETNAGALVTTPADGWIVYAGSFRSYGQMIILNPGDGYHIVLSGMENVSVRPGQFVVAGEPLATMGAKRVASAAALALETDRPTLYIEFRKDGKPVDSRPWWTAAEVGKARNDT, from the coding sequence ATGAGGTCTGCCGCGCGGCGGATCGGCCGGCGCACGGCATTGGCAGCGGTTCTTCTGTCGATCGTCACCCCGGCCCTGGCCCAGGATGCGGCTGTCGACGCAGCTCCCGGTGCAGCCGCGACGCAACAGGGTCCGCCCGACCCGGCAGCCAACCTGGCGCTCCGGCGCGACAGCACGCGCAGTGAGCTCGAGGCGCTGTCGAAGACGATTACGCTATCGCGTGAGCGCGCCGAGGCTCTCGAGCAGACGATCGCCGACATTGACAAGAGCAACGAGGCGTTGCGCGCCGCAATCATCGATTCGGCAAAGAAGCGGCAAGGGCTCGAGCAGCAGATTGCCGACGGCGAAAAGAAGCTCCGCGACCTGCGCGTCAAGGAGGACGTGGTGCGGGGCTCGCTCAGAGCCCGGCGTGGCCTGCTTGCCGAGGTGCTCGCCGCACTGCAGCGCATGGGCCGAAATCCGCCGCCGGCGATCCTGGTGAAGCCGGAAGACGCATTGGCCTCGGTCCGCAGCGCCATCCTGCTCGGCGCGGTGGTTCCCGAAATACGCGAGCAAACCGACAGCCTCGTCGCCGACCTGAAGGCGCTCGCCGAGATCCGCAGCGGTATCGCCGGCCAGCGCGAAGAACTGACCGCAGCGATGACCGCCAATCTCGAAGAAGAGCGCCGCATGTCGATGCTGGTCGCCGAAAAGGAGAAATTGCGCCGGCAGAACGCAACCGAACTCGCGGCGGAAGAGCGCAAGGCCGAAGAGCTGGCGCTGCAGGCGACCAATCTCGAAGGGCTGATCTCATCCCTCGAGAACGAGATTTCCTCGGTACGCGATGCGGCCGCGGCTGCGCGCGCGCAGGAGGAGGAGCGGCTGCGGATGAGCGAGGCCGAACGGGAAGCGGCACGCGAGCTCGCCCGCAGCGCGGTGCCCGACAAAAACCGCATTGCCCCCGCATACGTCTTTTCTGAGCTGCGGGGCCGGCTCGCCTATCCCGTCGCGGGATCGCTCCTGCGGCAGTTTGGTGATGCGGACGGCACCGGGCACTCGCTGCAGGGGGCCATGCTGGAGACCAATGCAGGCGCGCTGGTGACCACGCCGGCCGACGGATGGATCGTCTATGCCGGCAGTTTCCGCAGCTACGGGCAGATGATCATTCTCAATCCGGGCGACGGCTATCACATCGTGCTGTCCGGGATGGAAAATGTCAGCGTCCGACCCGGGCAATTCGTCGTCGCAGGCGAGCCCTTGGCGACGATGGGTGCAAAAAGAGTCGCGAGTGCGGCGGCCTTGGCGCTGGAAACGGACAGGCCAACGCTTTACATTGAATTCCGAAAAGACGGGAAACCGGTTGATTCCCGACCGTGGTGGACCGCAGCAGAGGTTGGAAAGGCGCGAAATGATACGTAG
- the rsfS gene encoding ribosome silencing factor, whose product MLVLFIWKGKTLTTAHAKGYAIAAFPRSTEESDEAAVRALQLVLESLEDSKAENIVTINIAGKSALGDFMVVVSGRSNRHVMAIADHLITDLKDDGLGRARVEGLESGDWVLIDTGDVIVHIFRPEIREFYNIEKMWAAPEIEDSTLH is encoded by the coding sequence GTGCTTGTTCTGTTCATTTGGAAAGGAAAAACCCTGACAACAGCACACGCCAAGGGATATGCGATTGCCGCATTCCCGCGCAGCACGGAAGAAAGCGACGAAGCCGCTGTCCGTGCGCTTCAACTGGTCCTCGAAAGCCTAGAGGACTCGAAGGCAGAAAATATCGTTACCATCAATATTGCCGGAAAATCGGCGCTGGGAGACTTCATGGTCGTCGTCTCCGGGCGATCGAACAGGCATGTGATGGCGATTGCCGACCACTTGATCACGGACCTGAAGGACGATGGCCTTGGCAGGGCCCGCGTGGAAGGTCTTGAGAGTGGTGACTGGGTGCTGATCGATACCGGCGATGTGATCGTTCACATCTTCCGGCCCGAGATCCGGGAGTTCTACAACATCGAAAAGATGTGGGCCGCCCCGGAGATCGAGGACAGCACCCTGCACTGA
- a CDS encoding RNA pyrophosphohydrolase encodes MSKDKGKVVKAEDLPYRPCVGVMVLNRQGLVWAGHRVAVGNSEYDGSPQRWQMPQGGIDKDEDPLKAAYRELYEETGIHSVSLLAEAPNWINYDLPPHLIGIGLKGKYRGQTQRWYAFRFEGDESEIAINPPPGGHDPEFDAWEWKPIRELPELIVPFKRKVYEEVIAAFSHLIS; translated from the coding sequence ATGAGCAAGGATAAAGGCAAGGTTGTGAAGGCGGAGGACCTGCCCTACCGGCCCTGCGTCGGTGTCATGGTCCTGAACCGCCAGGGCCTTGTCTGGGCCGGGCATCGGGTCGCCGTCGGCAATTCGGAATACGACGGTTCACCGCAGCGGTGGCAGATGCCGCAGGGCGGCATCGACAAAGATGAAGATCCGCTGAAGGCCGCCTATCGTGAACTCTATGAAGAAACCGGCATCCACTCGGTCTCGCTGCTCGCCGAGGCGCCGAACTGGATCAACTATGATCTGCCACCGCATCTCATCGGTATTGGTCTGAAGGGCAAGTACCGCGGCCAGACGCAGCGCTGGTACGCCTTCCGCTTCGAGGGCGATGAGAGCGAGATCGCCATCAACCCACCGCCAGGCGGCCATGATCCGGAATTCGATGCCTGGGAGTGGAAGCCGATACGCGAATTGCCGGAGTTGATCGTGCCCTTCAAGCGCAAGGTCTATGAAGAGGTCATTGCGGCTTTTTCCCATCTCATAAGCTGA